The nucleotide window CCACCACAAGCGGGGCTGTATCGGCAGCAATTCCGCCATCTACTTCGATATGTACATCATGGCGTCCCTTTTCGTTCAACCAAGTACGAATCTGCTTGATTTTGTTCATGGTACCCGAGATGAATGCCTGTCCGCCAAAACCAGGATTTACTGTCATGACAAGAACCATATCCACATCATCCAGAACTTCGAGAATGGCTGACGCTGGCGTTCCCGGATTCAGGGCAACCCCTGCCTTCACTCCCTGCTCCTTGATCAGATGAATAACCCGGTGCAGATGCACACAAGCCTCAGCATGAACCGTAATTACTGCTGCTCCTGCTTTGGCAAATTCCTCAACATAACGCTCCGGATTCTCAATCATCAAATGCACATCGAGCGGCAAACTTGTATGTGGAGCGATCGCCTTCACAATCGCAGGTCCAAGCGTAATATTAGGGACGAAATGACCGTCCATAACGTCAACATGAATCCAGTCTCCTCCTGCAGCTTGGGCTTCTGCAACTTCAGCACCAAGTCGGGCAAAATCAGCTGATAATATCGATGGGGCAATTTTAATCATGTTAATACCTCCGCTTCTTATCTTTCATTTCGGTCAGGAACAGCACATAGTGTTGATATCGGCTTTCGGAGATCAGACCTTCCTCCTTGGCCGCAAGCACACGACAGCCTGGTTCATGTGTATGGGTACAACCTCGGAATTTGCACTGATCTGCAAACTGGGCGAATTCCCGGAAACAAGTGGAGAGTTCCTCCACACCGATCTCCAGAAAGTCCAGTTGGCTGAATCCTGGCGTATCCGCAACAAATCCACCATTATCCAACGGAATAAGCTCCACGTGCCTAGTGGTGTGTTTCCCTCGCCCTAGACGCATGCTGATCGCACTCGTCTCCAGCGTCAGCCCGGGCATCAATGCATTTAACATGGATGACTTGCCTACACCGGATTGACCAGAGAATACGCTAATCTTACCAGCGAGACGGTCTCTGAGCAGTTCACTGCCTTCACCGGTACGTGAACTTGTGGAGATCACTTCGTAACCAACCTGTTCATACAATGCTTTCACTTCAGCAACAGTGTCTTTGGCTGGATCAGCCAGATCCTGCTTGGTCAGCACAATCAGAGCATCCAACCCAGCCTGCTCGATGTGAACAAGGAACTTGTCCAACAGATTCAGGTTCATATCCGGTTCTTTGACTGAGAATAACAGAACAGCCAAACTTACGTTGGCTACCTGAGGACGGATGAGTTCCGTCTCACGCTTCCGGATTTCATCTACCGTTCCTTCTCCGTTCTCTGTCAGCATGTAGCTGACGCGGTCACCTACAAGCGGTGACGTTCCCCGTTTTCTGAAGATACCTCTAGCTCGACATTGAACGGCGGAACCTTCAACCGAAGGAACCCCGTTGTCTTCCACTGGCATGACATAATAGTAACCGCTTAGCGCTTTAACGATGATACCTTCTGGCATAGCTCCGTCGCCCTCCTTTAGATGGTGGTACATTTACTCCAGACGCCAGCATAAGCCGCCCTTATGGACGGCTTGATGCGTTAATGACTTCCTTTTTCTTCTCTTTTTCCTTACCTTGCCCTTTACCATTATTCATGGCAGAAGTGTCTTCATCTACATTGTCACCCTCACCGTCTGCCGGTGTGGACTCAGGTTCACCTTCCTGATTGGGATCAACACTGCCCTCATCTACGCTACCTTCACCTGGATCAGGCTCATTTTCTGGCGGCGTTTGCGTGCTTTGTTCCGGGTCAATGGAAGGTACATTCACTGTTCCGTTTTTGGCTTCACTGTAGGAGACTAGATACGTATCCAGGAACTGTCCATCGCGATATACGGACACAGCCCCATTTTCATTTGGAGCGAGCACAAGTGGAATGGTCAAGATCTGGGTTGAGTTCACGGTGCGTGTTCCCCATTCCTGATTCTTGCCGCGTGCATCTTCATATGTGATACGGATTTTACTATTTTTGCCCTCTTCTTTGGGTGATACATTGATATTAAAAGGATATTGCAGTGCTTCAGGCGGATACCCTGTACTGATAAAGATCGTAATCTTATCGCCAGGACTCACCTCTGCGCCCGCTTCCACAGGCCATTGCTGCGTCACTTTGCCCTGGTCCACCGTATAACTTGATTCTTCCTGCACCTGAGCAAGCACAAGTCCAACAGATTTAAGTTTTTCTTCAGCTTCACTGCGGGTATGATTTTTCAGATCAGGCATTTTGACCGTTTCGGTACCTTTACTTACGGTTAACTCAATCTGAACAATCTCAGGATCGAATTCCTCATTGACACCAGGTGTCTGGGAAATAACAGTACCTGAAGCCACATCATTGGAGAACTCATCTTTCCGCTGAATCTGATCTTCCTTAATGCCAAGCGCAGTCAATTGTTTGACAGCCTCATCATAAGGGTCTTGCTTGACATCAATCATCTTCACCAGTTCTTTTTCTGCACCAACACTGATCTGGACCTCGGAACCTTCTTTGACGACATCGCCTTCTTTTCTGCTCTGCTCAAAGACAATCCCGGGTTCAACATCTTCCTGATACAGACGGATGACCTCATCACTGACGACGAGTCCTTTCTCCTCAAGCATTTCCCGAGCCTTTTCTTCCGTCTGGGTAATCACGTTAGGTACGGTTACTTCTGGTACAACCAGCATACCCTTGACATACCATACAACGCCCACCATGGCGATTAGAATAAGAACGGTTAATGAAATGAGTAGTGTTGGCTTCTTCCAGCTCTTGGCTTTCGCTTTACCCTTACCAGTTACTTCGTCAGACTCCATCACAGGTACTGCACCCGTCGATGTAACTCCGCGCGGTTCAGGCTTGATGGCTGGCATAACGCGAGTCTGGTCTATATCATCCTCATCCGGAAAATCAATCTTCGTTTCATTACGTCTCTCCGGCATCAGGCAAGTTTCCAGATCCGTCTGCATCTCTTTGGCCGACTGATAACGTTCCTGTGGATTTTTACGCATGGATTTTAAGATGACATTTTCCACACTTTGCGGAATCAATGGATTGAATTTACGTGGTTCATCGAACTCTTCCTGCAAATGCTTCAATGCCACACTGATTGGACTTTCACCCAGAAACGGAAGTTGCCCAGTCAGCATTTGATAGAGTACGATCCCAAGAGAATATAAGTCCGATTTTTCACCAGTAACGATGCCTTTGGCATGCTCCGGTGAGAAGTAATGTACAGAACCAACTACAGAACCCGTCTGTGTGATCGTTGTAGATGTAACGGCACGAGCGATCCCGAAATCCGTTACCTTCACGCGGCCATTCCGGCCAATTAATATATTATGGGGTTTGATATCCCGATGAATAATTTGATTATGATGTGCATGATCAAGAGCATCTGCAATCTGGGAAGCGATTCGGACCGATTCATCCACCTGCAGAGGTGCACGCTCTTTAATAATTTCATTCAGGTTTTTGCCTTCCACATACTCCATGACAATATAATGAACGTCATCTTCCTGCCCCACGTCATAAATACTGACTACATTCGGATGAGAAAGTGATGCTGCCGATTGTGCTTCCCTTCGGAAACGGCGAATAAACTCTTCGTCATGCACAAACTGTTGTCTAAGAACTTTGATCGCTACATTCCGGTTCAGCAGAAGATCCTGAGCTTTGTACACGAGAGCCATGCCGCCACCGCCGACACGCTCAATCACTTCATAGCGTCCGCCTAGCTGGTGCCCAATCATGACTCACACCCCGTTTCCGTATCCACGGAACCTTCCTTCTGCAACTCAAACAATGCAACCGTGATGTTGTCATCTCCCCCAGCAAGTAAAGCCAACTGAAGCAGTCGGTCTGCACGATCTTCCAATGCCAGTTCCAGATTGCCGGCAACCTGAATAATCTGCTCATTGCTAACCAGGTTACTGAGACCGTCACTGCACAAGAGCAGAACTTCGCCTTCCTCCAGCTTGACGGTATCCAGATCCACCTTCACTTCAGCATCTGTTCCAAGGGCACGAGTCAGCACGTTACGACGGGGATGATGAGACACATCCTCTTTGCTGATCTGGCCATTTTTGAACAATTCGTTCACCAGTGTATGGTCCTCGGTCAATTGGATCACAGCTTTATTAGCAATTTTGTAGGCTCTGCTATCCCCGATGTGTCCAATAACACCTTCCGTATCGTTCAATAACGCCGCAACCACCGTTGTTCCCATGTTGTGATACTTGTCATCTGTTGATGCCGTGCGGAAGATAACTTCGTTGGCATGCAAAATAGCATCGCTGAGAGCCGCAGACAGAGACGCATGTGACAGACCTGGTTCCAGTGTTCCCAGATCTTTCACCAACGTCTCTACTGCCAAGCGGCTTGCCGTATCCCCTGCAAGATGTCCACCCATGCCATCGGCAACAATACCCAGAATATATCCTGTATCGAGATTACGAATCCAGGCTGAATCTTCATTCACCGAACGCACTCGTCCGATATGGCTCACATGAACTGTTTTGATCAAAACGTTCTCACCTCAACTCCATATGCTTTGCACGAAGCTGACCGCAAGCGGCAGCAATATCATGTCCCTGTTCACGACGAATGGTTACATTAACACCCTGTTCCGAGAGAATCTTCTGAAAATTAAAAATGTCGCTTCTCGATGTTCTTACGTATTTGCGTTCAGGTACATGGTTAACCGGAATCAGATTCACGTGGCACAACATGTTCTTAAGCACACTTGCCAGTTCTGCTGCATGCTCTGGCTGATCGTTTACCCCACCAATAAGTGCATACTCGAACGTAATTCTCCGACCTGTTTTGGCCAGATAATAACGAAGGGACTCCATCACGTCTTCAAAAGGAAAACGACGGTTAACCGGCATCAATTTCGAACGCAGTGCATCATTTGGTGCATGGATCGAAATGGCGAGGTTAATCTGTGTATCTTCATCTGCAAACTTGTAGATGTTCGGAACGATTCCGCTCGTGGATACCGTGATGTGACGCTGACCGATGTTCAGCCCTTTTTCATGAATCATAATGCGCAGGAAAGTCATCGTAGCTTCATAGTTTTCGAAAGGTTCACCCGAACCCATGATTACAATGCTGCTGACACGCTCGCCGCGTTCATCGAGAATTTTCTGAGCCTGCACAACCTGGGCAACAATCTCCCCAGCCGTAAGGTTACGCTTGAGACCACCCAATGTGGATGCACAGAATGTACAACCAATACGACATCCAACCTGTGTGGTTACACAGATGCTGTTCCCGTAGTTATGCTTCATGATTACTGTCTCAATGGCATGATCATCATGAAGACCAAAGAGGAATTTAACCGTTCCATCTTTGGATTCAAACTTGGTAATTTCCTTAAGCGTTACAAATTCAAATTGCTCTGTCAGTTTTTCACGCAATGGCTTGGACAGATTGGTCATCTCACTGAAATCATTCACACGTTTTACATAAATCCAGTCAAAGATTTGGCCACCGCGAAACGCCGGCTCCCCATTCTCCACAGCCCATTGCTGCAGTTGTTCCAGAGAATAATCATATATAAAAGGTTTCATTTTGTTGTCAACACCTATTCCTTCTTTTCTTTTCGTTTGGCTTCCTTCTTTTCGTTCCATTCGTCCTATTCTATCACAAAGACCACGTTACATCCATGTATACCCTTGATATCTGTACTTCATGCATTATAACATCTCAATGCCGCCATCGCACCCTGTCATCACATTCTCTGACAATTATATCGAAGTCCCATCACAAAGAAA belongs to Paenibacillus sp. FSL H8-0079 and includes:
- the pknB gene encoding Stk1 family PASTA domain-containing Ser/Thr kinase, yielding MIGHQLGGRYEVIERVGGGGMALVYKAQDLLLNRNVAIKVLRQQFVHDEEFIRRFRREAQSAASLSHPNVVSIYDVGQEDDVHYIVMEYVEGKNLNEIIKERAPLQVDESVRIASQIADALDHAHHNQIIHRDIKPHNILIGRNGRVKVTDFGIARAVTSTTITQTGSVVGSVHYFSPEHAKGIVTGEKSDLYSLGIVLYQMLTGQLPFLGESPISVALKHLQEEFDEPRKFNPLIPQSVENVILKSMRKNPQERYQSAKEMQTDLETCLMPERRNETKIDFPDEDDIDQTRVMPAIKPEPRGVTSTGAVPVMESDEVTGKGKAKAKSWKKPTLLISLTVLILIAMVGVVWYVKGMLVVPEVTVPNVITQTEEKAREMLEEKGLVVSDEVIRLYQEDVEPGIVFEQSRKEGDVVKEGSEVQISVGAEKELVKMIDVKQDPYDEAVKQLTALGIKEDQIQRKDEFSNDVASGTVISQTPGVNEEFDPEIVQIELTVSKGTETVKMPDLKNHTRSEAEEKLKSVGLVLAQVQEESSYTVDQGKVTQQWPVEAGAEVSPGDKITIFISTGYPPEALQYPFNINVSPKEEGKNSKIRITYEDARGKNQEWGTRTVNSTQILTIPLVLAPNENGAVSVYRDGQFLDTYLVSYSEAKNGTVNVPSIDPEQSTQTPPENEPDPGEGSVDEGSVDPNQEGEPESTPADGEGDNVDEDTSAMNNGKGQGKEKEKKKEVINASSRP
- a CDS encoding Stp1/IreP family PP2C-type Ser/Thr phosphatase, with product MIKTVHVSHIGRVRSVNEDSAWIRNLDTGYILGIVADGMGGHLAGDTASRLAVETLVKDLGTLEPGLSHASLSAALSDAILHANEVIFRTASTDDKYHNMGTTVVAALLNDTEGVIGHIGDSRAYKIANKAVIQLTEDHTLVNELFKNGQISKEDVSHHPRRNVLTRALGTDAEVKVDLDTVKLEEGEVLLLCSDGLSNLVSNEQIIQVAGNLELALEDRADRLLQLALLAGGDDNITVALFELQKEGSVDTETGCES
- the rpe gene encoding ribulose-phosphate 3-epimerase, which codes for MIKIAPSILSADFARLGAEVAEAQAAGGDWIHVDVMDGHFVPNITLGPAIVKAIAPHTSLPLDVHLMIENPERYVEEFAKAGAAVITVHAEACVHLHRVIHLIKEQGVKAGVALNPGTPASAILEVLDDVDMVLVMTVNPGFGGQAFISGTMNKIKQIRTWLNEKGRHDVHIEVDGGIAADTAPLVVEAGADVLVAGSAVFGREDRAAAITEIRRSYGG
- the rlmN gene encoding 23S rRNA (adenine(2503)-C(2))-methyltransferase RlmN, which encodes MKPFIYDYSLEQLQQWAVENGEPAFRGGQIFDWIYVKRVNDFSEMTNLSKPLREKLTEQFEFVTLKEITKFESKDGTVKFLFGLHDDHAIETVIMKHNYGNSICVTTQVGCRIGCTFCASTLGGLKRNLTAGEIVAQVVQAQKILDERGERVSSIVIMGSGEPFENYEATMTFLRIMIHEKGLNIGQRHITVSTSGIVPNIYKFADEDTQINLAISIHAPNDALRSKLMPVNRRFPFEDVMESLRYYLAKTGRRITFEYALIGGVNDQPEHAAELASVLKNMLCHVNLIPVNHVPERKYVRTSRSDIFNFQKILSEQGVNVTIRREQGHDIAAACGQLRAKHMELR
- the rsgA gene encoding ribosome small subunit-dependent GTPase A, translating into MPEGIIVKALSGYYYVMPVEDNGVPSVEGSAVQCRARGIFRKRGTSPLVGDRVSYMLTENGEGTVDEIRKRETELIRPQVANVSLAVLLFSVKEPDMNLNLLDKFLVHIEQAGLDALIVLTKQDLADPAKDTVAEVKALYEQVGYEVISTSSRTGEGSELLRDRLAGKISVFSGQSGVGKSSMLNALMPGLTLETSAISMRLGRGKHTTRHVELIPLDNGGFVADTPGFSQLDFLEIGVEELSTCFREFAQFADQCKFRGCTHTHEPGCRVLAAKEEGLISESRYQHYVLFLTEMKDKKRRY